A single region of the Hoeflea prorocentri genome encodes:
- a CDS encoding Lrp/AsnC ligand binding domain-containing protein has translation MTCVFVQLQCQPGKAYAVADKIYDREIVSELYSTSGEFDLMMKIYVPKDEDIGKYIHDNVLNIPGIARSLTTMTFTAF, from the coding sequence ATGACATGTGTGTTCGTTCAACTTCAATGCCAACCGGGAAAGGCCTATGCCGTTGCCGACAAGATCTATGATCGCGAGATCGTATCCGAACTCTATTCAACCTCCGGAGAGTTCGACCTGATGATGAAGATCTATGTCCCGAAGGACGAGGACATTGGAAAATACATTCACGACAATGTTCTGAATATCCCGGGCATCGCGCGGTCACTGACGACGATGACTTTTACAGCCTTCTGA
- a CDS encoding alpha/beta hydrolase has translation MAAREERKGQYSMLMHQITDWDDAYANAAHIPGGADFPEKWTKLAEAFRSRFRGSDQAQFDVEYANGDRNRYDVYHPAAASKGLVIFIHGGFWRAFDKSSWSHLAAGALEHGYSVAMPSYTLCPDIRISGITEEIAAAVTEISRIVPGPIHLTGHSAGGHLATRMVCRNTPLAADVLERIRRVVSISGVHDLRPLMRTEMNKTLNIDRMEALTESPALLEPVGDTRLICWVGGGERAEFLRQNALLASVWKGLGAATVAIDEPDRHHFNVIDGLQEADHPLTCALCA, from the coding sequence ATGGCTGCAAGAGAAGAAAGAAAAGGGCAGTACTCCATGCTGATGCATCAGATTACCGATTGGGACGATGCCTATGCCAACGCCGCGCACATTCCGGGCGGTGCCGATTTTCCGGAAAAATGGACGAAACTGGCCGAAGCGTTCCGGTCACGGTTTCGCGGCTCGGATCAGGCGCAATTCGATGTCGAATACGCAAATGGCGATCGAAACCGGTACGATGTGTATCATCCGGCAGCAGCATCCAAAGGGCTGGTGATCTTCATTCACGGGGGTTTCTGGCGCGCCTTTGACAAATCCTCCTGGTCGCATCTTGCTGCCGGCGCCCTGGAACACGGCTACAGTGTTGCCATGCCATCCTACACGCTTTGCCCCGATATTCGCATCTCGGGCATTACCGAGGAGATAGCGGCGGCGGTGACGGAAATTTCAAGAATCGTTCCCGGCCCGATCCACCTGACGGGCCATTCCGCTGGCGGCCACCTGGCTACGCGTATGGTCTGCCGCAATACGCCGCTCGCCGCGGATGTCCTGGAGCGCATCAGGCGGGTGGTGTCGATCAGCGGCGTGCATGATCTCAGACCCCTGATGCGGACCGAGATGAACAAGACGCTCAATATCGACCGTATGGAAGCGCTCACCGAAAGCCCGGCGCTGTTGGAGCCGGTTGGTGACACAAGGCTGATTTGCTGGGTGGGCGGCGGCGAGCGGGCCGAGTTCCTGCGTCAAAATGCCTTGCTCGCTAGTGTCTGGAAGGGGCTTGGCGCGGCCACCGTCGCGATCGATGAGCCGGACCGGCATCACTTCAATGTCATTGACGGCCTTCAGGAGGCCGACCATCCTTTGACGTGTGCACTTTGCGCGTGA
- a CDS encoding heavy metal translocating P-type ATPase yields MSCCAPGTESAVELEKALHAGPSSEELRLTSRSVGEGLRQSDLSVPGIHCGACIRTIENGLGTLDFVKSARVNMSTKRVSVVWSENAEKPDVIVEALHGLGYEAHLFDFSSENEDSTLPLMLRSLAVAGFAAANIMLLSVSVWSGAEAATRDLFHWISALIAAPALAYSGRVFFHSAYNALSHKRLNMDVPISLAVILAFAMSLYETANSGDHVYFDASVTLLFFLLIGRTLDHLMRERARSAVKGLAQLAPRGAMTLKADGSREFVAVDDITAGSMILLAAGDRIPVDARVVSGTSDLDCSLVNGESAPQTVSQGNIVRAGTLNLTGALQIEAMAPASQSFLAEMMELMERAEGGKARYRRIADRAAELYAPIVHLVALFTFIGWTIISGDWQQSLYTAIAVLIITCPCALALAVPVVQVVAAGRLFENGVMVKEGSAMERMAQADMVVFDKTGTLTLGQPRLLNGDEIDPAHLKLAAQMGVHSRHPLSRALARSAGRVEDDQAFNDIKETPGAGLEARRDGVTYRLGRADWALSGNVQGGGETNSDKGQAVLSADGRFLAAFVFEDRLRSDAAATVAALKATGPVEMISGDRAGVVRRLAEALGIDKFRAGALPKDKARYVSRLSDDGKKVLMVGDGLNDAPALVSAHVSMAPATAADVGRNAADFVFLHESLTAVTKAIEISKKSGQLIRQNLGLAVIYNMIAIPSAILGYASPLVAALAMSSSSLVVVANALRLRAGAKADAEKIKRDIAVARQGAAGLEPATVEQGR; encoded by the coding sequence ATGAGCTGCTGCGCGCCTGGAACGGAATCTGCGGTTGAGCTGGAAAAAGCCCTGCATGCGGGGCCGTCCAGCGAGGAGTTGCGGCTGACCAGCCGGTCGGTAGGCGAGGGGCTTCGGCAATCGGATCTGAGCGTGCCCGGCATTCATTGCGGCGCCTGCATCAGAACCATAGAAAACGGCCTTGGCACATTGGACTTCGTGAAAAGCGCGCGCGTCAACATGTCGACAAAGCGGGTCAGCGTTGTCTGGTCCGAAAATGCCGAAAAACCCGATGTCATCGTTGAGGCGCTTCATGGCCTTGGATACGAGGCGCACCTTTTCGACTTTTCCAGCGAGAATGAGGACTCAACCCTCCCTCTGATGTTGCGTTCGCTCGCAGTCGCAGGTTTTGCGGCGGCAAATATCATGCTGCTGTCGGTGTCGGTCTGGTCAGGCGCCGAGGCTGCGACACGGGATCTGTTCCATTGGATTTCCGCGCTGATTGCCGCTCCGGCGCTCGCCTATTCAGGACGCGTTTTCTTCCATTCGGCCTATAATGCGCTGAGCCACAAACGGCTGAATATGGACGTTCCCATTTCGCTCGCGGTGATTTTGGCTTTCGCGATGAGCCTCTACGAGACGGCCAACTCCGGTGACCATGTCTATTTCGATGCGTCCGTTACGCTTCTGTTCTTCCTGTTGATTGGCCGCACGCTCGACCATCTCATGCGCGAAAGGGCAAGGTCAGCGGTCAAGGGCCTGGCGCAGCTGGCGCCGCGCGGTGCGATGACTCTCAAAGCCGACGGCTCGCGTGAATTTGTTGCGGTCGACGATATCACCGCTGGAAGCATGATCCTGCTTGCCGCAGGAGACCGCATTCCGGTCGACGCGCGCGTTGTCTCGGGAACCAGCGATCTGGACTGTTCTCTCGTCAATGGGGAAAGTGCGCCGCAAACGGTTTCACAGGGCAATATCGTGCGGGCAGGTACGCTCAACCTGACGGGTGCGCTGCAGATCGAGGCAATGGCCCCGGCCAGTCAGTCCTTCCTTGCGGAAATGATGGAGCTGATGGAAAGGGCGGAGGGCGGAAAGGCCAGGTACCGGCGTATCGCCGACCGGGCCGCCGAGCTCTATGCGCCTATCGTGCATCTTGTTGCGCTCTTCACTTTTATCGGCTGGACGATCATTTCCGGCGATTGGCAGCAATCGCTCTACACGGCGATCGCCGTACTGATCATCACCTGCCCATGTGCGTTGGCACTGGCGGTTCCCGTTGTGCAGGTTGTTGCCGCAGGACGGCTTTTTGAAAACGGCGTCATGGTCAAGGAAGGCTCCGCCATGGAGCGCATGGCCCAAGCCGACATGGTGGTCTTCGACAAGACCGGAACGTTGACGCTCGGCCAGCCCCGCTTGCTGAACGGCGATGAGATCGATCCGGCCCATCTGAAACTTGCCGCCCAGATGGGGGTGCATTCCCGCCACCCATTGTCGCGGGCGCTTGCGCGTTCCGCCGGTCGGGTTGAAGACGATCAGGCGTTCAACGATATCAAGGAAACGCCGGGTGCCGGCCTCGAGGCACGGCGTGACGGTGTCACTTACCGGCTGGGACGGGCCGATTGGGCCTTGTCAGGAAACGTTCAGGGTGGCGGAGAGACCAACTCCGACAAGGGGCAGGCGGTCCTGAGTGCGGATGGGCGCTTCCTCGCAGCCTTCGTGTTTGAAGACCGCTTGCGCAGCGATGCAGCCGCAACGGTGGCCGCTCTGAAAGCGACCGGGCCGGTTGAGATGATTTCCGGGGACCGGGCCGGAGTGGTTCGCCGGCTTGCAGAAGCGCTTGGTATCGACAAGTTCAGGGCCGGCGCGCTGCCAAAAGACAAAGCGCGCTACGTCTCGCGGCTGAGCGATGACGGCAAAAAGGTCCTGATGGTCGGCGATGGGTTGAATGATGCCCCGGCGCTGGTCAGCGCCCATGTGTCGATGGCGCCGGCCACAGCGGCGGATGTCGGCCGCAACGCTGCTGATTTTGTATTCCTGCACGAAAGCCTGACTGCGGTGACGAAGGCTATCGAGATCTCGAAAAAATCAGGTCAGCTGATCCGGCAGAATCTCGGACTTGCGGTTATTTACAATATGATCGCCATCCCGTCCGCTATCCTCGGTTATGCCTCGCCGCTCGTTGCGGCGCTGGCCATGTCGTCGTCCTCGCTGGTTGTGGTCGCCAACGCACTGAGATTGCGCGCCGGCGCCAAGGCGGATGCCGAAAAAATCAAACGTGACATCGCCGTCGCGAGGCAAGGTGCGGCCGGACTTGAGCCGGCGACCGTGGAGCAGGGCAGGTGA
- a CDS encoding FixH family protein: MQGIQGVFRGPFTGWHMLGFMGLFYGVIISVNLTLAYFAGSSWSGLIVKNTYVASQQFDDEVARVEAMKARGWSSALEVDAGSVRYQLTNALGTPIEADSVSVVISSPVEENSDRTLELDRQGDGSYYAAHEVNPGQWLIKIKAMRDSDVLYSDVQRVFIKADEES, translated from the coding sequence ATGCAAGGAATACAGGGCGTTTTTCGCGGCCCGTTTACGGGTTGGCACATGCTCGGCTTCATGGGTCTGTTTTACGGCGTCATCATTTCAGTCAATCTGACACTGGCCTATTTCGCCGGCTCAAGCTGGAGCGGGCTGATTGTCAAAAACACCTATGTTGCAAGTCAGCAATTCGATGACGAAGTCGCGCGGGTCGAAGCGATGAAGGCGCGTGGCTGGTCTTCGGCTCTGGAAGTCGATGCCGGCTCGGTGCGATACCAGCTCACCAATGCCCTTGGAACGCCGATTGAAGCGGACAGTGTCAGCGTTGTCATCAGCAGTCCGGTCGAAGAAAACAGCGACCGTACGCTGGAACTCGACCGCCAGGGAGACGGCAGCTATTATGCCGCTCACGAGGTCAATCCGGGCCAATGGCTGATCAAGATAAAGGCCATGCGCGATTCCGACGTGCTCTACAGTGACGTCCAGCGTGTCTTTATCAAGGCTGACGAGGAAAGCTGA
- the ccoG gene encoding cytochrome c oxidase accessory protein CcoG: MTDTRSQSTNVEQFDAEAVNAAWARKPLYEARKKIFPKRASGQFRRFKWLIMLVTLGIYYLTPWLRWDRGPFAPDQAVLVDIANRRFYFFFIEIWPQEFFFVAGLLVMAGLGLFLVTTAVGRAWCGYTCPQTVWVDLFLVVERAIEGERNQRMKLDAAPWSFNKVAKRVSKHAIWLMIAVATGGAWIFYFADAPTLLVNFVTGNSQPIAYITVAILTATTYVFGGLLREQVCTYMCPWPRIQAAMLDENSLVVTYNDWRGEPRSRHAKKAKAEGKVVGDCVDCNACVVVCPMGIDIRDGQQLECITCALCIDACDAVMDKLNKPRGLIAYATLSEYADNMSLATAGGTEPINPSLVRNADGSFLDKVQHFNWKILLRFRTVLYFSIWALVGIGLLVALGARDRLGVNVLHDRNPQYVTLSDGSIRNGYTVKLLNMIAKPRVISVSIEGLPGATMAITGIDQPEGRSFAIPVEPDRLRNLKVYIKQPPELVEPGKTAFKIIAEDKNSNEKDVYNATFDAPEDK; the protein is encoded by the coding sequence ATGACGGATACACGTTCTCAAAGCACCAATGTCGAGCAGTTCGATGCCGAAGCCGTCAATGCGGCGTGGGCACGCAAACCGCTTTACGAAGCACGCAAGAAGATCTTTCCGAAGCGCGCCAGCGGCCAGTTTCGGCGCTTCAAGTGGCTGATCATGCTGGTAACGCTCGGTATCTACTACCTGACGCCGTGGCTGCGTTGGGACCGTGGCCCGTTTGCGCCGGACCAGGCGGTTCTCGTGGACATTGCCAATCGTCGTTTCTACTTCTTCTTCATTGAAATCTGGCCCCAGGAGTTTTTCTTTGTCGCCGGTCTCCTCGTGATGGCAGGGCTTGGGCTGTTCCTGGTGACGACGGCGGTCGGGCGGGCGTGGTGCGGATATACCTGTCCGCAAACCGTCTGGGTTGATCTGTTCCTGGTGGTTGAGCGTGCTATCGAGGGTGAGCGGAACCAGCGCATGAAACTGGACGCGGCCCCGTGGAGCTTCAACAAAGTCGCCAAACGCGTCTCCAAACACGCGATCTGGTTGATGATTGCCGTTGCAACCGGCGGTGCATGGATTTTCTATTTTGCCGATGCGCCGACGCTCTTGGTCAATTTCGTTACCGGCAACTCCCAGCCGATCGCCTACATCACCGTCGCAATTCTGACAGCAACGACCTACGTTTTCGGTGGTTTGCTGCGCGAGCAGGTCTGCACCTATATGTGTCCCTGGCCGCGCATTCAGGCCGCGATGCTCGACGAAAATTCGCTGGTGGTCACCTACAATGACTGGCGCGGCGAGCCGCGCTCGCGCCATGCCAAGAAGGCCAAGGCCGAAGGTAAGGTTGTCGGTGATTGCGTGGACTGCAACGCCTGTGTGGTCGTGTGTCCGATGGGCATTGATATTCGCGATGGCCAGCAACTCGAATGTATCACCTGCGCCCTGTGCATCGATGCCTGCGATGCGGTGATGGACAAGTTGAACAAACCGCGCGGGCTGATTGCCTACGCCACACTGAGCGAATACGCCGACAACATGAGCCTGGCGACTGCCGGGGGCACCGAGCCGATCAATCCGTCACTCGTTCGCAATGCCGACGGGTCTTTCCTCGACAAGGTTCAGCACTTCAACTGGAAGATCCTCCTGCGTTTCCGCACCGTGCTCTATTTTTCCATCTGGGCTTTGGTCGGTATCGGGTTGCTCGTGGCGCTCGGCGCACGGGATCGGCTGGGGGTCAATGTCCTCCACGACCGCAATCCGCAATACGTCACCTTGTCGGACGGTTCGATACGCAACGGCTACACGGTCAAACTGCTCAATATGATTGCCAAACCAAGGGTCATATCCGTCTCGATCGAAGGGCTGCCGGGGGCAACGATGGCGATTACCGGCATTGATCAGCCCGAGGGGCGTTCTTTCGCCATCCCGGTCGAGCCTGACAGGCTGCGCAATTTGAAAGTCTACATCAAGCAACCGCCGGAACTGGTCGAGCCCGGCAAGACGGCGTTCAAGATCATTGCTGAGGACAAGAACAGCAACGAGAAAGATGTCTACAACGCGACTTTTGATGCTCCGGAGGATAAGTGA
- the ccoP gene encoding cytochrome-c oxidase, cbb3-type subunit III, which produces MSEKQIDEISGVETTGHEWDGIKELNTPMPRWWVWTFYATIVWAVGYMIAYPAIPLINSATTGLLGYSSRANVDRDIAAAKADQSQYLDRIAQMPVEEISGHPDLLQFAVAGGSAAFKVNCVQCHGSGAQGSPGYPNLNDDGWLWGGDINAIYDTIAHGVRWEADDDSRFSDMPVYADLLEPGEIRQVAAYVYGLSGTPSDPALAEAGATIYAEQCAACHSDDGTGDVEFGAPNLADAIWLYGGTEDEIAQQVANPQHGVMPGWADRLGDPVIKQLAVFVHSLGGGQ; this is translated from the coding sequence ATGTCCGAGAAGCAAATTGACGAAATCAGCGGCGTTGAGACCACCGGTCACGAATGGGACGGCATCAAGGAACTCAACACACCGATGCCCCGTTGGTGGGTCTGGACCTTCTATGCCACGATCGTCTGGGCGGTCGGCTATATGATTGCCTACCCGGCCATACCACTCATCAATAGTGCGACAACGGGGCTGCTGGGTTACTCCAGCCGCGCCAATGTCGACCGTGATATTGCGGCGGCGAAAGCCGATCAGTCGCAATATCTGGACCGCATTGCGCAAATGCCGGTCGAGGAGATCTCCGGTCACCCCGATCTGCTGCAGTTCGCCGTTGCGGGCGGTTCGGCCGCCTTCAAGGTCAACTGCGTTCAGTGTCACGGTTCCGGCGCGCAAGGCTCGCCCGGCTATCCGAACCTGAATGACGATGGCTGGCTGTGGGGTGGTGATATCAACGCCATCTACGATACGATCGCCCATGGAGTACGCTGGGAGGCGGATGATGACTCGCGGTTCTCCGACATGCCGGTCTATGCCGATCTGCTGGAGCCAGGCGAGATCCGGCAGGTGGCTGCCTATGTCTACGGCTTGTCGGGCACACCTTCCGACCCGGCATTGGCCGAAGCCGGTGCAACGATCTATGCTGAACAATGCGCCGCCTGTCATTCTGACGACGGAACCGGTGATGTCGAGTTCGGAGCTCCCAATCTGGCCGATGCGATCTGGCTTTATGGCGGCACCGAAGACGAGATTGCACAGCAGGTCGCCAATCCACAGCACGGCGTGATGCCTGGCTGGGCGGATCGCCTTGGTGATCCGGTCATCAAGCAGCTCGCGGTGTTTGTCCACTCGCTCGGCGGTGGCCAATAG
- a CDS encoding cbb3-type cytochrome c oxidase subunit 3 — protein sequence MDYQTMRTFADSWGLLFLVIVFVVVVVYTFRPGSKKKADEIARIPLEDDGDRKEDNKD from the coding sequence ATGGATTACCAAACCATGCGGACCTTTGCCGACAGTTGGGGTCTGCTTTTCCTGGTGATCGTTTTTGTGGTGGTGGTGGTCTACACCTTCCGGCCCGGCAGCAAGAAGAAGGCTGACGAGATTGCCCGGATACCACTGGAAGACGATGGCGACCGGAAAGAGGATAACAAGGATTAA
- the ccoO gene encoding cytochrome-c oxidase, cbb3-type subunit II has translation MAFIDKHRILEKNATLLLVSSLVVVSIGGIVEIAPLFYLENTIEKVKGMRPYSPLELAGRNIYIREGCYVCHSQMIRPFRDEVERYGPYSLAAESMYDHPFQWGSKRTGPDLARVGGRYSNEWHVQHLIEPRSVVPESIMPSYAFLADAPLEYANIEMELKANIAVGVPYDEAMVTNAKADLEAQADPDADWSGIEERYPKAVLGDFDGDPTRLTEMDALVAYLQMLGTLVDFSSYDPTSGYR, from the coding sequence ATGGCATTCATTGATAAACACAGAATCCTCGAAAAGAACGCGACCCTTCTTCTGGTCTCGTCTCTCGTGGTCGTCAGCATCGGCGGTATCGTGGAGATTGCGCCCCTGTTCTACCTTGAAAACACCATCGAGAAGGTGAAGGGCATGCGACCCTACTCACCTCTCGAGCTGGCGGGCCGGAACATCTACATCCGTGAGGGCTGCTATGTCTGTCACAGTCAGATGATCCGTCCCTTCCGCGATGAGGTGGAGCGCTACGGACCTTATTCACTGGCGGCGGAGTCGATGTACGACCATCCGTTCCAGTGGGGCTCCAAGCGTACGGGGCCCGATCTGGCGCGTGTTGGCGGGCGTTACTCAAACGAGTGGCATGTGCAGCACCTCATTGAGCCGCGCTCGGTTGTTCCTGAATCGATCATGCCCAGCTACGCGTTCCTGGCGGATGCGCCGCTGGAATACGCCAATATCGAGATGGAGCTGAAAGCCAACATCGCGGTCGGCGTGCCTTATGACGAGGCGATGGTCACCAATGCCAAGGCCGATCTTGAGGCCCAGGCTGATCCGGATGCCGACTGGTCGGGTATCGAGGAGCGTTATCCAAAAGCCGTTCTCGGCGATTTCGATGGCGATCCAACCCGGTTGACGGAGATGGATGCTCTCGTTGCGTATCTGCAGATGCTCGGCACGCTCGTCGACTTCTCCAGCTACGACCCAACGTCAGGTTACCGATAG
- the ccoN gene encoding cytochrome-c oxidase, cbb3-type subunit I has protein sequence MKFGVETVAVGIGAFLALLGAAFAADSLFEAHMWVLFFVLLVSVVLLLRKASFGAVKAASGEATESEYFDEVVKYGAVATMFWGVVGFLVGVVIAAQMAFPDLNIEPWFNFGRMRPLHTSAVVFAFGGNALLATSFYVVQRTTRARLWGGNAAWFVFWGYQLFIIMAATGYLLGITQSREYAEPEWYVDLWLTIVWVVYLLVFLGTLFKRKEPHIYVANWFYLAFIVTIAMLHIVNNLAVPVSFLGVKSYSAFAGVQDALTQWWYGHNAVGFFLTAGFLGMMYYFIPKQVGRPVYSYRLSIVHFWSLIFLYIWAGPHHLHYTALPDWAQTLGMVFSVMLWMPSWGGMINGLMTLSGAWDKIRTDPIVRMMVIAVAFYGMSTFEGPVMSIKAVNSLSHYTDWTIGHVHSGALGWVGMISFGAIYYLVPKLWHRERLYSLRLVNWHFWLATLGIVVYAAVMWVAGIQQGLMWREYDDQGFLVYSFAESVAAMKPYYILRTIGGALYLVGGLVMAYNIFMTIRGHERKEAPIPGSQPAMQPAE, from the coding sequence TTGAAGCCCATATGTGGGTGCTGTTCTTCGTGTTGCTCGTTTCTGTGGTGCTGTTGCTGCGCAAAGCATCTTTCGGCGCGGTAAAAGCCGCGTCAGGGGAGGCGACTGAATCGGAATATTTCGATGAGGTGGTCAAATACGGCGCCGTCGCGACGATGTTTTGGGGTGTCGTCGGTTTTTTGGTTGGCGTCGTCATCGCGGCGCAGATGGCCTTTCCCGATCTCAACATCGAGCCGTGGTTCAATTTTGGCCGCATGCGGCCGCTGCACACATCAGCAGTGGTCTTTGCATTTGGCGGAAATGCGCTGCTGGCGACATCGTTTTACGTGGTCCAGCGCACGACGCGGGCGCGCCTTTGGGGTGGCAACGCTGCGTGGTTCGTGTTCTGGGGTTATCAGCTTTTCATCATCATGGCCGCGACGGGCTACCTCCTGGGCATCACGCAGAGCCGTGAATACGCAGAGCCCGAGTGGTATGTCGACCTTTGGCTGACGATTGTCTGGGTTGTTTACCTGCTCGTCTTCCTTGGCACGTTGTTCAAGCGCAAGGAGCCGCATATCTATGTGGCCAACTGGTTCTATCTTGCCTTCATCGTGACGATTGCAATGCTGCATATCGTCAACAATCTGGCGGTTCCGGTTTCATTCCTTGGTGTTAAGAGCTACTCGGCCTTCGCCGGAGTACAGGATGCGCTGACGCAGTGGTGGTACGGCCACAACGCCGTGGGCTTCTTCCTGACGGCCGGCTTCCTTGGGATGATGTACTACTTCATTCCGAAGCAGGTCGGACGGCCGGTCTATTCGTATCGCCTGTCGATCGTTCACTTCTGGTCGCTGATCTTCCTTTACATCTGGGCGGGTCCGCATCACCTCCACTACACCGCACTTCCCGATTGGGCGCAGACCCTCGGCATGGTCTTCTCTGTCATGCTGTGGATGCCGAGCTGGGGCGGTATGATCAACGGTCTGATGACCCTTTCGGGGGCCTGGGACAAGATCCGCACCGATCCGATCGTCCGGATGATGGTGATTGCGGTCGCTTTCTACGGCATGTCCACCTTCGAGGGGCCGGTTATGTCGATCAAGGCGGTCAACAGCCTGAGCCACTACACCGATTGGACCATCGGTCACGTGCACTCCGGTGCATTGGGCTGGGTCGGTATGATCTCGTTTGGCGCGATCTACTATCTGGTGCCGAAACTGTGGCATCGCGAGCGGCTCTATTCGCTGCGGCTGGTCAACTGGCACTTCTGGCTCGCAACCCTCGGCATCGTCGTCTATGCGGCTGTCATGTGGGTGGCTGGTATCCAGCAGGGCCTGATGTGGCGTGAGTACGACGATCAGGGCTTCCTGGTCTACTCCTTCGCCGAGTCCGTTGCTGCGATGAAACCTTACTACATCCTCAGGACCATCGGCGGCGCGCTGTATCTCGTTGGCGGTCTCGTCATGGCTTACAACATCTTCATGACGATCCGCGGTCACGAGCGCAAAGAGGCTCCCATTCCGGGCAGCCAACCTGCAATGCAGCCGGCTGAATAG